From the genome of Leptospira saintgironsiae, one region includes:
- a CDS encoding sulfurtransferase: MRKFVSVLFLLFLLAGSFGLQASPEDSLVDTEWLSKNLENPKIRLIEVSVDPGVYEKGHIKGAINFRWHTDLVDQPRRDIVSKEKFKELVSKAGIDNDSTVVLYGDNNNWFATWGAWIFHYYGHKDVKILNGGRKKWELEKRPLASETPNPTATAYKISGENKKLRAKLPDVLKAVESKNKTVLLDIRSPDEFSGKVIAPQGIQELAIRAGHVPGAVNLPWAKAVNQDDGTFKPVAELKKLYSEAGVDGSKPVIVYCRIGERSSHSWFVLSKLLGYEAKQYDGSWTEYGNSVGVPIDNPSGSVWTGK, translated from the coding sequence ATGAGAAAGTTCGTATCTGTTTTATTCTTACTGTTTCTTCTCGCCGGATCTTTCGGCTTACAGGCATCCCCCGAAGATTCTCTGGTGGATACGGAATGGTTAAGCAAAAATTTGGAAAACCCAAAGATCCGTCTCATCGAAGTGAGTGTGGATCCGGGTGTATATGAAAAAGGACATATCAAGGGTGCGATAAATTTCCGTTGGCATACGGACCTTGTGGATCAACCCAGAAGAGATATCGTGTCTAAGGAAAAATTCAAGGAGCTTGTTTCCAAAGCAGGGATCGATAACGATTCCACAGTTGTGTTATATGGAGATAATAATAACTGGTTCGCTACTTGGGGAGCTTGGATTTTTCATTACTACGGACATAAGGACGTAAAAATTTTAAACGGAGGAAGAAAGAAATGGGAATTGGAAAAAAGACCATTAGCTTCCGAAACTCCGAACCCTACCGCAACCGCATATAAGATCTCTGGTGAAAATAAAAAGTTGAGAGCAAAACTCCCTGATGTTCTCAAAGCGGTTGAATCCAAAAACAAAACTGTATTATTAGATATTCGTTCTCCTGATGAATTCAGCGGAAAAGTTATCGCACCTCAAGGTATCCAAGAGTTAGCGATCCGCGCTGGGCATGTTCCTGGAGCGGTCAATCTTCCTTGGGCAAAAGCAGTAAACCAAGATGATGGAACTTTTAAACCAGTAGCAGAATTAAAAAAACTTTATTCAGAAGCTGGAGTAGACGGCTCTAAACCAGTAATCGTATATTGCAGAATAGGAGAAAGATCCAGCCACTCTTGGTTCGTTCTATCAAAACTCCTAGGCTACGAAGCAAAACAATACGACGGTTCCTGGACTGAATATGGAAATTCTGTAGGAGTTCCAATAGACAATCCTTCCGGCAGTGTCTGGACAGGAAAATAA
- a CDS encoding adenylate/guanylate cyclase domain-containing protein, with protein sequence MKQKLIQLIYLIFGDPKRNSLEHRLFNAISLVNGSLNILGSIFEETTEYSHRVIILNLISGVILLIMYYFSRFKNIYYVLFWPLNLTILVYLSSLWFLHGGSNGGNHYYFIPALVIATILLKNHNILFIYGFYAFVTGFLYIFEYLYPNFIVPQKDRDSEYMDLGGNYIFVQILTGILIFILSRNLNIERKKSDNLLRNILPESIADELKMNDTVQPKRYDSVTVLFTDMAGFTQIAEKMSPEELVKELHFFFAEFDKIAKKYGLEKIKTIGDAYMAVAGLPTPNNTHARDAVFCGLEFQQFMKKQKEERQSLGLPTWELRLGIHTGSVVAGVIGTEKFAYDIWGDTVNTASRMESSGVAGEVNISLDTFHFVREDFICESRGLIKAKNKGEIEMFLVKEAREV encoded by the coding sequence ATGAAACAGAAACTTATCCAGCTTATTTACCTAATTTTCGGGGATCCTAAAAGAAATTCCTTAGAGCATAGATTATTCAACGCAATTTCCTTAGTAAACGGAAGTTTAAATATATTAGGCTCCATCTTCGAAGAGACAACCGAATATTCTCATAGAGTCATTATACTGAACCTGATCTCCGGTGTTATTCTGCTTATTATGTATTATTTTTCCAGATTTAAGAACATTTATTATGTTCTTTTCTGGCCTTTAAATCTAACGATACTTGTATATTTATCTTCTCTTTGGTTTTTACATGGAGGTTCCAATGGAGGAAATCATTATTATTTCATTCCTGCATTGGTGATCGCCACTATTCTTTTAAAAAATCATAATATATTATTCATTTATGGATTCTACGCGTTTGTCACTGGCTTCTTATATATATTCGAATATTTATATCCAAACTTCATTGTTCCTCAAAAGGATAGAGACTCAGAATATATGGATCTGGGGGGAAATTATATCTTCGTACAGATCCTTACAGGGATATTGATCTTTATACTTAGCAGAAACTTAAATATAGAGAGAAAAAAGTCAGACAACCTACTTAGGAACATTCTACCTGAATCAATTGCAGATGAATTGAAAATGAACGATACTGTCCAACCAAAACGTTATGATAGCGTTACAGTATTATTCACCGATATGGCTGGTTTCACTCAAATCGCAGAAAAAATGAGCCCGGAGGAACTCGTGAAGGAACTCCACTTTTTCTTTGCAGAATTCGATAAGATCGCCAAAAAATACGGCTTGGAGAAGATCAAGACGATCGGAGATGCCTATATGGCCGTTGCTGGACTTCCTACACCAAATAATACTCATGCAAGAGATGCAGTTTTCTGTGGATTGGAATTCCAACAATTCATGAAAAAGCAGAAGGAAGAAAGGCAAAGTTTAGGCCTTCCTACCTGGGAACTACGTTTGGGTATCCATACCGGCAGCGTGGTGGCAGGAGTGATCGGCACTGAAAAATTTGCATATGATATCTGGGGAGATACAGTCAACACTGCAAGCCGTATGGAAAGCTCAGGAGTCGCTGGAGAAGTAAATATCTCCTTAGACACATTCCATTTTGTGAGAGAGGATTTTATTTGCGAGTCAAGGGGATTGATAAAAGCTAAGAACAAGGGAGAGATCGAAATGTTTTTAGTTAAGGAAGCCAGAGAAGTATAA
- a CDS encoding YeeE/YedE thiosulfate transporter family protein has translation MSEDISLFKNGEWKRYLGFGIVSILLFYISYYLNEKEGYGRDFSFSVLAGGSLGFLMQRTRFCFFCNFKDFLIKKESTGLIGILTALAVSTIGYSIVFGAWIPDPNAGYLPPNAFISPVHIHLLLGGLAFGFGMSLSGSCISGHLYRIGEGSFSSWFALLGSGIGFILGFLSWNFIYIQWVSEANTIWIPKYLGYGLSTFLILGILFFLAVWISKKGKDPDTFR, from the coding sequence ATGTCAGAAGATATTTCCCTGTTCAAAAACGGAGAATGGAAACGTTATCTAGGCTTTGGCATAGTTTCCATTCTTCTATTTTATATTTCATATTATTTGAATGAGAAGGAAGGATACGGAAGAGATTTTTCCTTCAGTGTTTTAGCGGGCGGATCTTTAGGATTCCTGATGCAAAGAACCCGTTTTTGTTTTTTCTGTAATTTTAAGGATTTCCTAATTAAAAAAGAAAGTACCGGTCTTATTGGGATCTTAACCGCTTTAGCAGTTTCAACTATCGGATACTCAATAGTTTTTGGAGCCTGGATCCCTGATCCTAATGCAGGTTATCTTCCTCCTAATGCGTTTATTTCTCCAGTGCATATACATCTTCTTCTGGGAGGACTTGCATTCGGATTCGGAATGTCCTTATCAGGTTCCTGCATCAGCGGTCATCTATATAGAATAGGAGAAGGTTCATTTTCCTCCTGGTTTGCACTCTTAGGAAGCGGGATCGGTTTTATTCTAGGTTTTTTAAGTTGGAATTTTATATATATACAATGGGTCTCTGAAGCAAATACGATCTGGATCCCTAAATATTTAGGATATGGACTTTCTACATTTTTAATATTAGGAATCCTTTTCTTTTTAGCAGTGTGGATCTCTAAAAAAGGAAAAGATCCCGACACATTTCGC
- a CDS encoding MBOAT family O-acyltransferase: MNFNSFGFFIFLLITFTLYYLPFLKRFQLLTVVGASFYFYAYTDPWLLILLLFSIFWNASIVYLIQTPNFKSKKAVLALGVVLNLSVLFFFKYSGLFAKTFLGNSGASDLHWIFLIPLPIGISFYTFHGISMVVDFYRIGPEIFKEKVPYPKLILQSSLYINFFPQLVAGPIVKAKEFFPQIKTKDFKDIPWIAAAKILILGYFLKTVIADNLNDLTFVIDFPYNAHHSTLTLILLIFGYSAQIFADFAGYSLIAIGTAFLFGYRLPTNFNFPYISSNFSEFWRRWHISLSTWLRDYLYIPLGGNRKGNFRTYINLFLVMALGGLWHGAEWRYMVWGIGHGLLLLVERFLDQNFPFKLPENRFFSFIKAGFVFLNVSLLWLLFRLPDFQTAVKYLKLLGTNLSLGTDWELCTFLIFFSIPVFFYHFYGWYKEKYPEETTENVSTIGYAFLLFMIVLNKGPSAAFIYFQF; the protein is encoded by the coding sequence ATGAATTTTAATAGTTTTGGATTTTTCATATTCTTACTGATCACCTTTACTCTCTACTACCTACCTTTTCTAAAAAGATTTCAACTTCTGACGGTAGTCGGAGCAAGTTTTTATTTTTACGCATATACTGATCCTTGGTTACTCATATTACTTTTGTTCTCTATCTTCTGGAACGCGAGTATCGTTTACCTGATCCAAACCCCCAATTTCAAATCTAAAAAAGCTGTCTTAGCATTAGGTGTAGTCCTAAACTTAAGTGTATTATTTTTCTTTAAATATAGTGGTCTATTTGCCAAAACTTTCTTAGGCAATTCAGGGGCCTCAGACCTACATTGGATTTTTCTAATACCACTTCCGATCGGTATTTCTTTTTATACCTTTCATGGAATCAGCATGGTAGTGGATTTTTACAGGATCGGTCCTGAAATTTTCAAGGAGAAGGTCCCCTACCCTAAACTAATTCTTCAATCTTCTCTATATATTAATTTTTTCCCTCAGCTGGTAGCTGGTCCTATCGTTAAGGCGAAAGAATTTTTTCCTCAGATAAAAACAAAAGATTTCAAGGATATTCCTTGGATTGCAGCGGCGAAAATCCTGATCTTAGGATATTTTTTAAAAACGGTAATCGCAGATAATCTGAATGATCTTACATTTGTTATCGATTTTCCTTATAATGCACATCATTCCACTCTCACTTTAATACTTTTGATCTTCGGATATTCTGCCCAGATCTTTGCTGACTTTGCAGGTTATTCTTTGATTGCGATTGGAACTGCATTTTTATTCGGATATAGACTTCCTACCAATTTCAATTTTCCTTATATATCTTCTAACTTCTCTGAATTCTGGAGAAGATGGCATATTTCTCTTTCTACCTGGCTCAGAGATTATTTGTATATTCCTTTGGGTGGAAATAGAAAAGGAAATTTCAGGACTTATATAAATCTATTTTTGGTCATGGCTTTAGGTGGACTTTGGCACGGAGCAGAATGGAGATATATGGTTTGGGGAATCGGCCACGGACTTTTATTACTTGTAGAAAGATTTTTAGATCAGAATTTTCCATTTAAACTTCCTGAAAATCGTTTCTTTTCCTTTATAAAGGCTGGGTTTGTGTTTCTGAATGTCTCACTTCTCTGGCTATTATTCCGTTTGCCTGATTTCCAAACTGCGGTTAAGTATCTAAAATTATTAGGCACAAATTTAAGTTTGGGAACTGATTGGGAACTTTGCACATTCTTAATATTCTTTTCGATCCCTGTGTTCTTCTATCATTTTTATGGATGGTATAAAGAGAAATATCCGGAAGAAACAACAGAAAATGTTTCGACGATAGGTTATGCATTCCTTCTATTTATGATCGTTCTAAACAAGGGGCCTTCTGCCGCGTTTATTTATTTTCAGTTTTAA